The window CCTGCATCATCTCGAGCGAGACCGGATCGTAGCTGCCGGGAATATGCTCGATATCGTAGATGAGAGCGACCGAACGGCCCTGCCATTCGATGCGGTAACCAATGGCACCGCCTGGATGGTTCAGCATGAAGGTCTTGATCTTGACGCCCGGCCGCGGGTTCAGCACCTGACCGGCATGAAAATCGCTGAAATTCATCGTCGCCTGACAGATGTCGGTCTTGACGGGAAACCAGGGCGGGCTGATGAACTGCTCGACCATTTCCCGCGTGCTCATCTTGCCATCGAGATGGCCGGACCAGATGTTGACGTTGATCGAGGGATAATAGATCGCCTTGAAGAACGGCAGGCCGATGATGTGGTCGTAATGGCAGTGGCTGAAGAACAGGTCGACGTCGCTGACGCTGTCGGCGAGCAACGACAACCCCGCCTCGCGCAGGCCGGAGCCTGCGTCGAAGATCATCCGATGTTCTCCGCAGCGAATTTCGATGCAGGAAGTGTTACCGCCGTAGCGATCGAACTCGGGGCCAGACACGGGGATACTGCCGCGGACGCCCCAAAATTTTACCTGAAACAGTTCTGTCGTCATCTTTCTTCAAACCGGCCTTCCCGCATCGCCATCGTAGTCATAGTTCATCTCGATGCGAAGCAGCAGAATTCCACGGGTTTGTCTGTTCCCCTTTGTATTCTCCTAACCGCTAACGGAAGAAGAAGTAGATTTTCCTAAGCAATCGGCTTTCGGTTCGGAAAGCAAGCCAGTATGGTTGGTTTTCGGTAAACGCGCTGCCGAGGGCGGGGAACATTTTCCCGTAAGTCATGCCTATTAGATGGTTGCGCGCGATTGAAAAAGCAATTGCCGCCATGTTGAGGCGGAAATCCAGGTTTTAAGAGCAGCAGGAAAGCCGCGCCGAAGGGCCTGGTCCAACAGGCTTGGGGCGGCCTATTTGGGCCGGTCCTGTCCGACCCGGTGGCTTCCGCCTTGTCCGGGAAAACCAGCATCATATGAGAAAATTGGGCTTCCTATTGTGCGAATGTTTCCTTGATTGCAATTGCGAAAAAGCGATATATCCGAGGATATAGGAAATATAAGAGACTCGCCATGTTGCAGCCGGTTATCAACGAGACCATTGCCGAGAGCAGCTACAGGCGCATTCGGGCCGACATCATTTTTGGCCGGCTGACTCCCGGGCAAAAATTGAAGCTGGAAAGCCTGAAGGAGTCCTACGAGACCAGCATCAGCACACTTCGCGAAGTGCTGAACCGGCTGTCCTCCGAGGGGCTTGTCGTCGCCGAGGGGCAAAAAGGTTTCGAAGTGTCTCCGGTGTCGGTTTCAGACCTCAAGGAGACGGCGGCGCTGAGGCTTCTCCTGGAAACACATGCGCTGGAGCAGTCGTTCGTGCATGGCGACGTGGAGTGGGAAGCTCCGCTGGTATCCGCACATTACAAATTGGCGCGGATGGAACAGGTGATGGCATCCGGTGACACCAGCAGGGCCGAGGACTGGAAGCGCTACGACTGGGAGTTCCACCAAGCCTTGATATCCGCCTGCGGGTCGAAACTGCTGATGGAGACGCATTCGGTGATCTTTGACAGATATCTCAGATATCAGATGGTTGCCTTGTCTTATCGAGGCGATGTCGCGGCCAATGAACACCAACAGCTTTTGGATGCGGCATTGCGACGTGACGCGGAGACGGCGAAGCGGGTTCTTGTGATGCATATTCAAGGCGGCGTCGAACATGCGCTGGCGAGAGGGACGCTGAGATAGAAATGGTTCGGACGTTTCTCTTCGAACTTTAGGTCCACCACGTAAATTGTGTTTCGGCGAAACCAGGAAAAGCCATGCTCAAGCAAATCCACGACCCGGCTGAAACAGTAAGCGATGTCGTCTTCCGGCAGATCCGCGAGGATATCATATCCGGGACATTGCCGCCGGGAGCCAAGATCAAGCTGGAACAGGCAAAGGAGCGTTACTCCATCGGCATTTCATCGCTGCGCGAAATTCTGAGCCGCCTGACCACGGAAAACCTCGTTGTCGCCGAAGGGCAGCGTGGTTTTGAAGTCAGCCCCGCTTCGCGCCGCGAACTCCTCGAACTCGCCGACCTCAGGATCGTTCTTGAAACACATGCGATCGGCCTTGCCTTCGCTGCGGGAAATCTTGAATGGGAGGGGCGTATCGTCGCCGCCCACCACCGGCTGGCTGCCGCCGAACGCAAGCTCCTTGCGGGCGACGTCTCGCGGACAGTCGACTGGGTCCGATACGACTGGGAGTTCCATCAGGCCATTGTCTCGGCCTGCAATTCAGCGACGCTGATGGCGACATTGTCATCGGTCTTCGACCGCTTTCTCCGCTACCATATGCTGGCCGAAAGTTTTCGCGGAAAGCCTGTTGTCGATGACCACAGGCTTCTGTTTGAACTTTCCATTCAGCGCGACGTCGCCGGCGCGACCGACGTCGTCAGACGGCACGTTCAAAGCGGCGTGGAGCATGTGCTCAAGAGCGGGCGGATTGCCTAAACCATAGCTCAATAGGCGTCTTTCGGAATTCCTTCCGGACGCATCTGTTTCTTCAGAGCGGCGATCCGGAAAATAGCGTTCGGCGCGCCATAGCCGCGGTAGCCGCGGCGCTCGACGATCTCGAAAAAGAAACCCTCTCCATAGGTTCCGCTATAGAGCTGGAAATATTCGCCATGCTCGTCGCGGTCATAGAGGATGTTTTCCGCCTTCAGCCGCTCGGTCAATGCAGGATCGAGGCCGAAGCGGGCTTCGACGTCGTCGTAGTAGTTCGGCGAGATGTGCAGCGATCTGAAACCGCAAACACGAAGGCTTTCCGCGGTCACAAAGATATCGTCCGTCAAGAACGCCAGGTGCTGTATGCCGGCCCCGAATTTTTCGGCGATGAAATGTCCCGCCAGAGTGCGGCGATTCTCGGCACCGTTCATGGTGATGCGCAGCGCCCCGGTGTCGTTCTCGACGACTTGGCTGCGCACCACCCCGGCCGGATCGATGATATCGACCATCGGGGTCTTCCGCGTCTCGAAAATCGACGTGTAGAACAAAAGCCAGGTGAGCATTTCATCGTAACCGACCGTCTGGGCGACGTGATCAATGCGCAAAAGCCCCGCGGACGGCGCGTCGGTATCGTCCGTGACCGGTTGAAAGTCGATTTCGGAGAAGCGACCCAATGCGCTCTTGTCGTCGATGAGATAGACGATCCCACCCCCTACGCCCCGAATGGCAGGCAGCTCGAGTTCACCGTCTGCGACAGGCTGGGTGAATGGCTCGGCATCCAAGGCGAGCGCGCGCTCATAGGCCTTTGCGGCATCGTCGACGACCAGGGCCATGGCATAGGCAAAAGTGCCGTGAACGGCATAAGCCGCGTTGGCGAATCCTGCCTGATCGACATTGACGAGGATCCGGATCTCGCCCTGCTCGAAAAGAGAGACTTTCTTCGTGCGGTGGATTGCCGTCTTTTTGAAACCGAGGGTGCGCAGCAATGCAACCAGCTCGACTTCGTCTTCCTCGTCCGTGGCGAACTCGACGAAACCGACGCCCTTGACGGAGGGCCTTTCCGGCATCGCCGCTCCGGTCATGCTGCCGATGCCGAGATGGCGTCGGACCTGATCGCCAAGATAGATCAGCGAGCGGTGGCCATCGGCGGCAATCGCCCGTGACAAACCGCCTC of the Rhizobium brockwellii genome contains:
- a CDS encoding MBL fold metallo-hydrolase yields the protein MTTELFQVKFWGVRGSIPVSGPEFDRYGGNTSCIEIRCGEHRMIFDAGSGLREAGLSLLADSVSDVDLFFSHCHYDHIIGLPFFKAIYYPSINVNIWSGHLDGKMSTREMVEQFISPPWFPVKTDICQATMNFSDFHAGQVLNPRPGVKIKTFMLNHPGGAIGYRIEWQGRSVALIYDIEHIPGSYDPVSLEMMQDADLVVYDCTYNEDEMQRFKGFGHSTWQHGTELAKMAGAKRFALFHHAPSRTDEQLAQMEMQAQAAFPESFAARDNQVVVI
- a CDS encoding GntR family transcriptional regulator → MLQPVINETIAESSYRRIRADIIFGRLTPGQKLKLESLKESYETSISTLREVLNRLSSEGLVVAEGQKGFEVSPVSVSDLKETAALRLLLETHALEQSFVHGDVEWEAPLVSAHYKLARMEQVMASGDTSRAEDWKRYDWEFHQALISACGSKLLMETHSVIFDRYLRYQMVALSYRGDVAANEHQQLLDAALRRDAETAKRVLVMHIQGGVEHALARGTLR
- a CDS encoding GntR family transcriptional regulator, giving the protein MLKQIHDPAETVSDVVFRQIREDIISGTLPPGAKIKLEQAKERYSIGISSLREILSRLTTENLVVAEGQRGFEVSPASRRELLELADLRIVLETHAIGLAFAAGNLEWEGRIVAAHHRLAAAERKLLAGDVSRTVDWVRYDWEFHQAIVSACNSATLMATLSSVFDRFLRYHMLAESFRGKPVVDDHRLLFELSIQRDVAGATDVVRRHVQSGVEHVLKSGRIA
- a CDS encoding bifunctional sugar phosphate isomerase/epimerase/4-hydroxyphenylpyruvate dioxygenase family protein is translated as MRTSIATVTISGELPEKLEAIARAGFDGVEIFENDFLAFDGSPADVGKLVRDHGLEITLFQPFRDFEGMPEPLRSRTFDRAERKFDVMQQLGTELVLVCSNVSPAAIGGIDRAAADFHELGERAARRGLRVGYEALAWGRHISDHRDAWEIVRRADHPNVGLILDSFHTLSRKIDVNSIRSIPKEKIFIVQLADAPLIDMDLLYWSRHFRNMPGEGDLPVTAFTEAVAATGYDGYFSLEIFNDQFRGGLSRAIAADGHRSLIYLGDQVRRHLGIGSMTGAAMPERPSVKGVGFVEFATDEEDEVELVALLRTLGFKKTAIHRTKKVSLFEQGEIRILVNVDQAGFANAAYAVHGTFAYAMALVVDDAAKAYERALALDAEPFTQPVADGELELPAIRGVGGGIVYLIDDKSALGRFSEIDFQPVTDDTDAPSAGLLRIDHVAQTVGYDEMLTWLLFYTSIFETRKTPMVDIIDPAGVVRSQVVENDTGALRITMNGAENRRTLAGHFIAEKFGAGIQHLAFLTDDIFVTAESLRVCGFRSLHISPNYYDDVEARFGLDPALTERLKAENILYDRDEHGEYFQLYSGTYGEGFFFEIVERRGYRGYGAPNAIFRIAALKKQMRPEGIPKDAY